One part of the Gammaproteobacteria bacterium genome encodes these proteins:
- a CDS encoding septal ring lytic transglycosylase RlpA family protein, whose protein sequence is MLISIALSACGSLPHSRYGFAQDNAPAEQIDHQGVADAIPRHEPRSKYGNPKTYVVQGRRYTVRDTARGFQQTGIASWYGTKFHGHRTSSGETYDMYAMTAAHKTLPLPVYVEVRNLDNGRKIIVRVNDRGPFASGRIIDLSFVAAKKLGITEKGTGRVEIRAIEPDNATPSSQNVATSPVTTGTTGSATTLAATGQLYLQVGAFTDHNNATQLVNRLMASTAENVLINRKDTGAYNVYQVRIGPLQSEADAQRLRTTLEPLGLDSPNLVVD, encoded by the coding sequence TTGCTGATCAGCATCGCGCTCAGCGCCTGCGGCTCACTGCCGCACAGCCGTTACGGCTTTGCACAGGACAACGCGCCGGCAGAACAGATCGATCACCAAGGTGTTGCCGACGCCATCCCCCGGCACGAACCACGCAGCAAATACGGCAACCCCAAAACCTACGTGGTGCAGGGTCGACGCTACACCGTGCGCGACACCGCCCGCGGTTTTCAGCAGACCGGCATCGCCTCCTGGTACGGCACCAAATTTCACGGCCATCGCACCTCCAGCGGCGAGACCTATGACATGTATGCCATGACCGCGGCACACAAAACACTACCCCTGCCGGTTTACGTAGAGGTACGCAATCTGGACAACGGCCGGAAAATTATTGTGCGTGTCAATGATCGCGGCCCCTTCGCCAGCGGTCGCATCATTGACCTCTCTTTCGTGGCGGCAAAAAAACTCGGCATCACCGAAAAGGGAACCGGCCGCGTGGAGATCCGCGCGATTGAACCCGACAACGCCACACCCAGCTCACAGAACGTGGCAACCAGCCCCGTCACAACCGGTACCACCGGCTCCGCCACTACACTCGCGGCTACGGGCCAGCTCTATCTACAGGTCGGCGCCTTCACGGATCACAACAACGCCACCCAGCTGGTCAACCGACTGATGGCCAGCACTGCAGAAAATGTGCTGATCAATCGCAAGGACACCGGCGCCTACAATGTCTACCAGGTGCGCATTGGCCCACTGCAATCGGAAGCGGATGCACAACGCCTGCGCACCACGCTCGAACCGCTGGGACTGGACAGCCCGAACCTCGTTGTGGATTAG
- the rodA gene encoding rod shape-determining protein RodA yields MNLFEARAEVLQANRRTLAERLHLDVPLLLCLLALATISLIMLFSASGQKIDVIWRQSVRLGVGFFIMLVLAQLNPAPLKRWTPWIFTLGVILLLAVLLFGDASKGAQRWLDLGLFRFQPSEMMKLAVPMMVAWYLSDHPLPPSLQRLAFAGLIIVIPTLLIARQPDLGTALLVACAGIFVLLFSGISWRLLFVSGAGLAACAPVVWHFMHDYQRQRVLTFLNPEQNPLGAGYHIIQSKIAIGSGGLYGKGWLNGTQSQLNFLPERSTDFIFSAYAEEFGLFGILALLAVYLLVIMRGLLIASQAQDTFTRLLAGSLVMTFFIYIFVNIGMVTGLLPVVGVPLPLVSYGGTSMVTLMAGFGILMSIHTHRKLLPR; encoded by the coding sequence ATGAACCTGTTCGAGGCCCGCGCCGAGGTCCTGCAGGCCAACCGCCGCACCCTGGCGGAACGCCTGCACCTCGATGTGCCGCTGTTATTGTGTCTGCTCGCGCTGGCGACCATCAGCCTGATCATGCTGTTCAGTGCCAGCGGCCAGAAGATCGATGTCATCTGGCGACAGTCCGTGCGCCTGGGGGTGGGCTTTTTTATCATGCTGGTGCTGGCGCAATTAAATCCCGCCCCCCTCAAACGCTGGACCCCCTGGATATTCACTCTGGGCGTTATCCTGTTGCTGGCGGTGCTGTTGTTTGGTGACGCCAGCAAGGGGGCGCAGCGCTGGCTGGACCTCGGCCTGTTCCGCTTCCAGCCCTCGGAGATGATGAAACTCGCCGTGCCCATGATGGTGGCCTGGTATCTCAGCGACCATCCCCTGCCGCCCAGCCTGCAGCGGCTGGCCTTTGCCGGCCTGATCATCGTCATCCCCACCCTGCTGATCGCCAGGCAACCGGACCTGGGCACCGCACTGCTGGTGGCCTGCGCCGGCATCTTTGTGCTGCTGTTTTCCGGCATCTCCTGGCGGTTGCTGTTTGTATCAGGGGCGGGGCTGGCGGCCTGCGCCCCGGTGGTATGGCACTTTATGCACGACTATCAGCGCCAGCGCGTGTTGACCTTCCTCAATCCCGAACAGAATCCGCTCGGCGCGGGCTATCACATCATCCAGTCAAAGATCGCCATCGGTTCCGGCGGACTGTATGGCAAGGGCTGGCTCAACGGCACCCAGTCCCAGCTCAATTTCCTGCCCGAGCGCTCCACCGATTTTATTTTTTCCGCCTACGCCGAGGAGTTTGGCCTGTTCGGCATTCTGGCGTTACTGGCGGTGTATCTGCTGGTCATCATGCGCGGTCTGCTGATCGCCAGTCAGGCGCAGGATACATTCACCCGTCTGCTGGCCGGCAGTCTGGTGATGACCTTCTTCATCTATATTTTCGTCAACATCGGCATGGTAACCGGCCTGTTACCCGTGGTTGGCGTGCCCCTGCCGCTGGTCAGTTACGGCGGTACATCAATGGTGACCCTGATGGCCGGTTTCGGTATCCTTATGTCCATCCACACGCACCGCAAACTATTGCCGCGCTAA
- the mltB gene encoding lytic murein transglycosylase B encodes MKLNLRTISYSCIFSGLLLAMPAGASTALDEQIVSEREDVKTFIKEMVDKHSFDAEKLTALFRDVTLKQKIIDAISRPAEGKPWHQYRPIFVTDTRINEGVTFWNENEATLQAAEQEYGVPPEIIVAIIGVETRYGRHKGGYRVMDSLSTLAFAYPKRGEFFRSELEHYLLLAREEALDPMQITGSYAGAMGKSQFISSSYRHYAVDFDGDGKRDLWNNNADAIGSVANYFKRHKWQPGGPVATPAIVGSNHIQLLVQEGYKPHSTLAELRKRGVTAKTKVDLGELGALIELELAVGREYWIGLNNFYVITRYNHSPLYAMAVHQLGQAIMKKRNEALSASAK; translated from the coding sequence ATGAAACTGAACCTGCGCACAATTTCCTATTCCTGTATTTTCAGCGGCCTGTTGCTGGCAATGCCCGCCGGCGCCAGCACCGCGCTCGACGAGCAGATTGTTTCCGAGCGTGAAGATGTCAAAACCTTCATCAAGGAGATGGTCGACAAACACAGCTTCGATGCAGAAAAGCTGACCGCCCTGTTCAGGGACGTCACCCTGAAACAAAAGATCATCGACGCCATCAGCCGCCCGGCCGAGGGCAAACCCTGGCATCAATATCGCCCCATCTTCGTCACCGACACCCGCATCAATGAAGGCGTCACCTTCTGGAACGAGAACGAGGCCACACTGCAGGCCGCGGAACAGGAATACGGCGTACCACCCGAAATCATCGTCGCCATCATCGGCGTCGAAACCCGTTACGGCCGGCACAAGGGCGGCTATCGGGTGATGGACTCGCTCTCCACCCTGGCCTTTGCCTATCCCAAACGCGGCGAATTTTTCCGCAGCGAGCTGGAACATTATCTGTTGCTGGCCCGGGAAGAGGCGCTCGATCCCATGCAGATCACCGGCTCCTACGCCGGGGCAATGGGCAAGTCACAATTCATCTCCAGCAGCTATCGCCACTATGCGGTGGACTTCGACGGCGATGGCAAACGCGACCTCTGGAACAACAATGCCGACGCCATCGGCAGCGTCGCCAATTATTTCAAACGTCACAAATGGCAGCCCGGCGGCCCCGTGGCGACACCGGCCATCGTCGGCAGCAACCACATCCAGCTGCTGGTGCAGGAAGGCTACAAACCCCACAGCACCCTCGCCGAACTGCGCAAACGCGGCGTGACCGCCAAGACCAAAGTGGACCTTGGGGAACTTGGCGCCCTCATCGAACTCGAACTGGCAGTGGGCCGTGAATACTGGATCGGGCTCAACAACTTTTATGTGATCACCCGTTATAATCACAGCCCACTGTATGCCATGGCTGTGCATCAGCTGGGTCAGGCCATCATGAAAAAACGGAACGAGGCACTTAGCGCCAGCGCAAAATGA
- a CDS encoding ATP-binding protein, with product MDSTKEVADDQQGDTWYRHLIESTHAIPWELDTDTWRFTRMGEQAVALFGYPLDEWYQPDFWVTHLHPDDQHWAPAFCQNLSDNNENHELEYRLLTADHQVVWVRDVVSVGVDASGKRTLQGFMFDISARKQVETSLRALAVSSPSDDTDDFFHDCVKNLAQVYGARYAFIGLLKENRQEVRTLAVWAGDHIADNFEYHLEGTPCKDILDLKAELIPSQAAQRYADDEMLVQMGVDSYFGSPLTPSEGKMIGLVSVMDTRPMALSEWTAPILGMFATRITVELEKRAANRRIQEFNTSLERRIQQRTAELEAANKELENFAHSVSHDLRAPLRSISGFSALLAEDYATQLDEQAHHYLQRVQSGCARMNDLIEALLHLSQLVRSELTPEDTDLSQLAHEAITQLHEQDPERQIRIDIEDGLYARCDPRLMRAVITNLLDNAWKYSARSAAPHITFRRRTDGEGFEISDNGVGFDMQYADKLFTSFQRLHPDSEFAGTGIGLATVARIIQRHGGRVWAESASGKGATFGFSL from the coding sequence ATGGACTCCACAAAAGAGGTTGCCGACGATCAGCAGGGCGACACCTGGTATCGACACCTGATCGAATCGACACATGCTATCCCCTGGGAACTGGATACCGATACCTGGCGCTTCACCCGCATGGGAGAACAGGCGGTCGCCCTGTTCGGCTATCCGCTGGACGAATGGTACCAGCCGGATTTCTGGGTCACACATCTACACCCCGATGATCAGCACTGGGCGCCCGCATTTTGTCAGAACCTGTCGGACAATAATGAAAACCACGAACTGGAGTATCGCCTGCTCACCGCCGACCATCAGGTGGTCTGGGTGCGCGATGTGGTCTCGGTGGGGGTGGATGCCTCGGGCAAACGCACACTCCAGGGCTTCATGTTCGACATCAGCGCCCGCAAGCAGGTCGAAACATCGCTGCGCGCCCTGGCGGTCAGCTCCCCCAGCGATGATACCGACGATTTTTTTCATGACTGCGTCAAAAATCTCGCCCAGGTCTACGGCGCCCGCTACGCCTTCATCGGCCTGCTCAAGGAAAACCGACAGGAGGTGCGCACCCTGGCCGTCTGGGCCGGCGATCACATTGCCGACAATTTCGAATATCACCTGGAGGGCACGCCCTGTAAGGATATCCTGGATCTGAAGGCGGAACTCATCCCCAGTCAGGCAGCGCAGCGCTATGCCGACGATGAGATGCTGGTGCAGATGGGGGTCGATTCCTATTTTGGCTCACCCCTGACGCCCTCCGAGGGCAAGATGATCGGCCTGGTCTCGGTAATGGACACCCGCCCCATGGCGCTGTCGGAATGGACCGCACCCATTCTCGGCATGTTCGCCACGCGCATCACGGTGGAGCTGGAAAAACGCGCGGCGAACCGGCGCATCCAGGAATTCAACACCTCCCTCGAACGACGCATCCAGCAGCGCACCGCGGAACTGGAGGCCGCCAATAAGGAACTGGAAAACTTCGCCCACTCGGTCTCACATGACCTGCGTGCGCCCTTGCGCAGCATCAGCGGCTTCAGTGCGCTGCTGGCGGAGGACTATGCCACCCAGCTCGATGAGCAGGCCCATCATTATCTGCAACGGGTGCAGTCCGGCTGTGCGCGCATGAATGACCTTATCGAGGCCCTGCTGCACCTCTCACAACTGGTGCGCAGCGAGCTCACACCGGAGGACACCGACCTCAGCCAGCTGGCCCATGAGGCCATTACCCAGTTGCATGAACAGGATCCCGAGCGACAGATCCGCATCGACATCGAAGACGGGCTCTATGCCCGCTGCGACCCGCGACTGATGCGCGCCGTCATCACCAACCTGCTGGACAACGCCTGGAAATATAGCGCGCGTAGCGCGGCCCCGCATATCACGTTTCGCCGCCGCACCGACGGCGAGGGTTTTGAGATCAGCGACAACGGCGTGGGCTTCGACATGCAATACGCCGACAAGCTGTTTACCAGCTTCCAGCGCCTGCACCCGGACAGCGAATTTGCGGGCACCGGCATCGGCCTCGCCACGGTGGCCCGGATCATCCAGCGCCACGGGGGGCGTGTGTGGGCCGAAAGCGCGTCCGGCAAAGGGGCCACTTTCGGCTTTAGCCTGTAG
- the lipB gene encoding lipoyl(octanoyl) transferase LipB has protein sequence MITPDHSDSNNAGQDFIVRQLGLRDYEPVWREMQHFTDTRSADTADEIWLLEHPPVFTLGLNGKREHILRAGDIPVVNCDRGGQVTYHGPGQLVAYLLLDIRRRGLGVKTLVVSIEQAIIELLAGYQIHGQRREGAPGIYVDAAKIAALGLRIRKGCSYHGLSLNVDMDLTPFSRINPCGYEGLATDQLSHHVSHPDMADIKQGLILSLTRQLTP, from the coding sequence GTGATCACGCCCGACCACTCAGACAGCAATAACGCCGGCCAAGACTTTATTGTGCGCCAGCTGGGCCTGCGGGATTACGAGCCCGTGTGGCGCGAGATGCAGCACTTCACCGACACGCGCAGCGCCGATACCGCCGATGAAATCTGGCTGCTGGAACACCCGCCGGTATTCACCCTGGGACTCAATGGCAAACGCGAACACATCCTCAGAGCCGGCGATATACCCGTCGTCAACTGCGACCGCGGCGGTCAGGTTACCTATCATGGCCCCGGCCAATTGGTCGCCTATCTATTGTTAGATATACGGCGCCGCGGGCTTGGCGTGAAGACCCTGGTCGTCAGCATCGAGCAGGCCATCATCGAGCTGCTGGCGGGGTATCAGATTCACGGCCAACGCCGCGAGGGGGCACCCGGCATCTATGTCGATGCCGCCAAGATTGCCGCGCTCGGTTTACGAATTCGCAAAGGCTGTTCTTATCATGGACTGAGTCTCAACGTCGATATGGATCTAACGCCATTTTCCCGGATCAATCCCTGTGGCTACGAGGGCCTGGCAACCGATCAGCTGAGCCACCATGTCTCACACCCCGACATGGCGGACATCAAGCAAGGGCTGATTTTATCCCTAACCAGGCAGCTCACCCCATAA
- a CDS encoding RimK/LysX family protein has protein sequence MTRAPLMQSTALLVMMALTAALVAAAGVAGADEAPAILGWVEEVSILDTGLVLPAKIDTGADNSSIHASAISYVTHDGNPWVRFTLRDRAGVEVVMERPLIRLGQIKRKEGGYLERPVVSLGLCVAGQRVTAEVNLADRNHFTYPMLVGRSLMVRRFVVDPNRRYITRPTCAAV, from the coding sequence ATGACCCGAGCACCGCTGATGCAGTCGACCGCCCTGCTGGTGATGATGGCTCTCACCGCGGCACTGGTTGCCGCTGCGGGAGTCGCAGGCGCGGATGAGGCCCCCGCCATCCTGGGTTGGGTTGAAGAGGTATCGATTCTGGATACCGGGCTGGTGTTGCCGGCCAAGATAGACACTGGGGCGGACAACAGCTCGATCCATGCCTCCGCCATTAGTTATGTTACCCATGACGGTAACCCCTGGGTCCGCTTCACCCTCCGGGATCGGGCGGGCGTCGAGGTGGTCATGGAGCGGCCGCTGATCCGGCTAGGGCAGATCAAGCGGAAAGAGGGCGGTTATCTCGAAAGACCCGTCGTCAGCCTGGGCCTGTGTGTGGCCGGGCAGCGGGTCACTGCCGAGGTCAACCTGGCCGACCGCAACCACTTCACCTATCCGATGCTGGTCGGACGCAGCCTCATGGTGCGGCGCTTCGTTGTCGACCCGAATCGTAGGTATATCACCCGACCGACCTGCGCGGCGGTGTGA
- a CDS encoding D-alanyl-D-alanine carboxypeptidase family protein: protein MQHIIHKSRALFAAPLFLLTLATALFFSAIAPGESATLIPDTPKIKAKGYLLIDFNSGRVLAEKESDQRLEPASITKMLSSYVFANELAKGSISLSDEVRISEKAWRMQGSRMFVEVGKNVSVEDLLKGVIVQSGNDATVALAEHIAGSEDAFASLMNQHAAELGMVDSHFVNSTGLPHKNHYTTPRDIARLATALIRDFPEHYKQYSIRSFTFNNITQYNRNKLLWRNNTVDGIKTGHTDAAGYCLVASALRDDMRLISVVLGTSSEESRAAESQKLLTYGFRFFETHKLYEANAPLTTARIWKGTQEQLELGLEQDLYLTIPKGQYKNLDANMNLDARIVAPAKKGQSFGSVNISLSDEQYAKRELVALTDIEKGGLVDSLIDEIKLLFE, encoded by the coding sequence ATGCAGCATATTATTCACAAGTCCCGGGCCCTATTCGCCGCGCCACTCTTTTTACTTACCCTGGCCACCGCCCTGTTTTTCAGCGCCATCGCCCCCGGTGAGTCCGCCACCCTTATACCCGACACACCGAAGATCAAGGCCAAGGGCTACCTGCTCATCGACTTCAACAGCGGGCGGGTGCTGGCCGAAAAAGAATCCGACCAGCGTCTGGAACCGGCCAGCATTACTAAAATGCTGTCGTCCTATGTCTTTGCAAATGAACTGGCCAAGGGTTCTATCTCACTGAGCGATGAGGTACGCATTAGCGAGAAGGCCTGGCGCATGCAGGGTTCGCGCATGTTTGTGGAGGTCGGAAAAAATGTCAGCGTTGAAGACCTGCTGAAAGGCGTCATCGTCCAGTCCGGCAACGATGCCACGGTGGCCCTGGCCGAACATATCGCGGGCAGTGAAGATGCGTTTGCATCCCTGATGAACCAGCACGCCGCAGAGCTGGGCATGGTCGACAGTCATTTTGTTAACAGCACCGGCCTGCCGCACAAAAACCATTACACCACGCCACGCGACATCGCCCGGCTGGCGACCGCCTTGATTCGTGATTTTCCCGAACACTACAAACAGTATTCGATCAGGAGCTTTACCTTTAACAACATCACCCAATACAACCGCAACAAATTATTGTGGCGCAACAATACCGTGGACGGCATCAAGACCGGACACACCGATGCGGCCGGCTACTGCCTGGTGGCTTCCGCACTGCGGGATGACATGCGATTGATTTCCGTGGTGCTCGGCACCAGCAGCGAAGAATCCCGCGCTGCCGAAAGTCAGAAACTACTCACCTACGGTTTCCGTTTCTTTGAAACTCACAAACTCTACGAGGCCAATGCGCCACTGACTACCGCGCGCATCTGGAAAGGCACACAGGAGCAGCTGGAGCTGGGTCTGGAACAGGATCTTTACCTCACCATACCCAAAGGCCAGTACAAGAATCTCGACGCCAACATGAACCTCGATGCACGCATTGTCGCACCGGCGAAAAAAGGCCAGTCGTTTGGCTCGGTGAATATCAGCCTGAGTGACGAGCAATACGCCAAACGGGAATTAGTCGCTCTCACCGACATTGAGAAGGGCGGCCTGGTGGATAGTCTCATCGACGAAATCAAGCTGTTGTTTGAATAA
- a CDS encoding D-amino acid aminotransferase — protein MPTVYLNGSFLPAEQACVPVLDRGFIFGDGVYEVIPAYGGKLFRLEEHLQRLQNSLDAVRIPNPHDTDAWVTLLDALVAHNGGGEQSLYLQVTRGCAQRDHAMPAQPTPTVFAMCNPLKPPATEIIENGVAAITLDDIRWQRCHIKAISLLPNILLRQEALDQNAAEAILIRDGLATEGAASNLFAVLDGVLCTPPTGPFLLPGITRDLILELAAANDIAHCEQSISRLDLQQADEVWLTSSTREILPVTRLDNTVVADGRPGPLFKRMLALYQDYKQQLRS, from the coding sequence ATGCCAACAGTTTATCTTAACGGCAGTTTTCTTCCCGCTGAACAGGCCTGCGTGCCGGTACTGGATCGCGGCTTTATCTTTGGCGATGGCGTCTATGAAGTCATTCCCGCCTATGGTGGCAAACTGTTTCGGCTGGAAGAGCATCTGCAGCGCCTGCAAAACAGCCTGGATGCCGTGCGCATTCCCAACCCGCACGACACCGATGCCTGGGTCACGCTGCTAGACGCACTGGTCGCGCATAATGGCGGCGGGGAGCAGTCACTCTACCTGCAGGTCACTCGCGGCTGTGCGCAGCGTGACCACGCCATGCCCGCGCAGCCGACACCCACGGTGTTTGCCATGTGCAACCCGCTCAAGCCACCGGCGACGGAGATTATCGAAAATGGCGTAGCGGCGATCACCCTGGATGACATTCGCTGGCAGCGCTGCCATATCAAGGCGATCAGCCTGCTGCCCAATATCCTGCTGCGCCAGGAGGCCCTAGACCAGAATGCCGCCGAGGCCATCCTGATTCGTGACGGCCTTGCCACCGAGGGCGCCGCCAGCAATCTGTTCGCGGTGCTTGACGGCGTACTTTGCACGCCGCCTACCGGCCCGTTTCTGTTACCCGGCATCACCCGTGATCTTATTCTCGAACTTGCCGCCGCCAACGACATCGCCCATTGCGAACAGTCTATCTCGCGCCTTGATCTACAGCAGGCCGATGAGGTCTGGCTGACATCATCCACCCGGGAAATTCTGCCGGTGACCCGACTCGACAACACCGTGGTCGCCGATGGCCGTCCCGGCCCCTTGTTTAAGCGGATGCTGGCCTTATATCAGGACTACAAGCAGCAATTACGCAGCTAA
- the lipA gene encoding lipoyl synthase, protein MTAQNTKKTPGVKAGEKLRGAEKVARIPIKVEPSVRIQRKPSWIRAKAPTSPEAQRVKGLLREHKLHTVCEEAACPNLGECFSHGTATFMIMGDICTRRCPFCDVAHGRPKPLDADEPGNLARTLALLKLQYVVITSVDRDDLRDGGAGHFVECIRAVRETSPQTRIEVLVPDFRGRMEIALEIMQQAPPDVFNHNLETAPRLYKKARPGADYAWSLRLIQQFKALYPQVPTKSGLMLGLGETFDEIVEVLKDLRAHDCDMLTLGQYLQPSLNHLPVDRFVTPEEFDQLADIARELGFSNVASGPMVRSSYHADQQAAGHMKD, encoded by the coding sequence ATGACGGCCCAGAACACGAAAAAAACCCCCGGCGTAAAGGCCGGCGAAAAACTCCGCGGCGCAGAAAAGGTCGCCCGCATCCCGATCAAGGTCGAGCCCAGCGTGCGGATACAACGCAAGCCGAGCTGGATACGCGCCAAGGCCCCCACCAGCCCCGAGGCCCAGCGCGTCAAAGGCCTGCTGCGCGAGCACAAGCTGCATACCGTCTGCGAAGAGGCCGCCTGCCCCAACCTGGGGGAGTGCTTCAGCCACGGCACGGCCACCTTCATGATCATGGGCGATATCTGTACCCGCCGCTGCCCCTTCTGCGACGTCGCCCACGGCCGGCCCAAGCCCCTGGATGCCGACGAGCCCGGGAATCTCGCCCGGACCCTGGCCCTGCTCAAGCTCCAGTATGTAGTGATTACCTCGGTGGATCGCGATGACCTGCGTGACGGGGGGGCCGGGCACTTCGTCGAGTGCATCCGTGCGGTGCGCGAGACCTCACCCCAGACCCGCATCGAGGTCCTGGTGCCGGATTTCCGGGGCCGTATGGAGATCGCGCTGGAGATCATGCAACAAGCGCCGCCGGACGTCTTCAACCACAACCTGGAGACCGCGCCGCGGCTCTACAAAAAGGCCCGTCCCGGTGCCGACTACGCCTGGTCGCTACGGCTGATCCAGCAGTTCAAGGCCCTGTACCCGCAGGTGCCCACCAAATCCGGGCTGATGCTGGGGTTGGGCGAAACCTTCGATGAAATCGTCGAGGTCCTCAAAGACCTGCGCGCCCACGACTGCGACATGCTCACCCTGGGCCAGTACCTGCAACCCAGCCTCAACCACCTGCCGGTGGATCGCTTCGTCACGCCCGAGGAGTTCGATCAACTGGCCGACATCGCCCGCGAGCTGGGCTTTTCCAACGTCGCCAGCGGCCCCATGGTGCGCTCCTCCTACCACGCCGACCAGCAGGCGGCGGGCCATATGAAGGACTGA
- a CDS encoding DUF493 domain-containing protein: protein MTTDDTHNNPQSAIDYPCEFPIKAMGLASASLHLTILDIVQRHAPEVDDSTLKSRPSSNGKYVSITITITAQSRAQLDAIYTDLTACEHVLMAL from the coding sequence ATGACCACCGACGATACCCACAACAATCCACAATCGGCCATTGATTACCCCTGCGAGTTTCCCATCAAGGCGATGGGACTCGCTTCCGCATCGCTGCACCTGACAATATTGGATATCGTGCAACGGCATGCACCCGAGGTCGATGACAGCACCCTCAAAAGCAGACCCAGCAGTAACGGAAAGTATGTATCCATCACCATCACCATTACCGCTCAAAGCCGTGCCCAGCTCGATGCCATCTACACCGATCTCACTGCCTGCGAACATGTACTCATGGCCCTGTGA